Proteins encoded together in one Anopheles darlingi chromosome 3, idAnoDarlMG_H_01, whole genome shotgun sequence window:
- the LOC125956084 gene encoding GATOR complex protein NPRL3, whose product MEVNPLSIILVKSDSKGDKLLFRYPYNLPQQLQTSVIPHRKTPYSLINTGDDILQNAPPPSNICFDQLYGISDNDLATLFAVKSELCNQKFELKVNDVRFVSHPTLLRGSDGNEQKSSYVQINVVFALHASASYSVVRCYYELSKRIGMALIYEERRDSYFSREIKIMLAVIDENSALQETLEQPTGPSGAVTGGPSGPGGVGGTGPSGAGGQATATNAACAAANTAVSVFDTILKNTTLAQFIKTIYHDLCTTGLLNVTMNQTVTLSFCLPQKAHQFHKKGLVIEPETIDRCLEALKPYHGMLLLVDPSELFDCVPPSGANMLLQLIEVYNPLKSLQNMASDAELLIDYVYQIVGHLVYWAKATIIYPLCETNVYVIAPDAQLNIHSNLPDKFATKFPGMSLFEVISDFSLPTSIGHLTTPLQHPARQGRLAQMVLWMLQHHLLMQLHTYVQFVANLDGIDGEPGMPDGSGALQEKELCDRLRDGLMYGSSAPSGSSSQPLAVPMPNRKHSLSDDRYANSLSGVMTTTANSNTRPSSASHRSSVGGGLQMASSTDNDESIASIDDDDDKLRRLLAAFPEPDRKAVARIPAASSPEDLALMVRLWQAGYFKGEHHLEEIMYFENLRRSQLLQLVDKFREVLIIYETEDPAIASLYSDQGNE is encoded by the exons ATGGAGGTGAATCCGTTGAGCATAATTTTGGTAAAATCGGATAGTAAGGGCGATAAATTGCTGTTCCGCTATCCATACAACTtaccgcagcagctgcagaccTCGGTGATACCGCACAGAAAGACTCCTTACTCGCTGATCAACACCGGAGATGACATTCTGCAAAATGCTCCACCGCCATCCAACATCTGTTTCG ATCAGCTGTACGGCATTTCGGACAACGATCTTGCCACACTGTTCGCCGTCAAATCGGAGCTGTGTAATCAGAAGTTCGAGCTGAAGGTAAACGATGTGCGCTTCGTTTCCCATCCAACGCTGCTGCGGGGTAGCGATGGTAACGAACAGAAATCGTCGTACGTGCAGATCAACGTCGTCTTTGCACTGCACGCCTCGGCCAGCTACTCCGTCGTCCGGTGCTATTATGAGCTTAGTAAACGGATCGGCATGGCACTGATCTACGAGGAGCGTCGCGATAGTTACTTTTCACGTGAAATCAAAATCATGCTTGCTGTGATCGACGAGAACAGTGCACTGCAGGAAACACTAGAACAACCGACTGGGCCGTCAGGAGCCGTCACGGGTGGTCCGAGCGGAcccggtggtgttggaggAACAGGACCATCGGGAGCAGGCGGAcaggcaacggcaacgaatGCAGCATGTGCAGCCGCAAACACCGCGGTCAGTGTGTTTGATACGATCCTGAAAAACACCACGTTGGCGCAGTTCATCAAAACC ATTTACCATGACCTCTGCACGACGGGGTTGCTTAACGTGACGATGAATCAAACCGTTACACTAAGCTTCTGCCTTCCCCAGAAGGCACACCAGTTCCACAAAAAGGGGCTCGTCATTGAACCGGAAACAATTGACCGCTGTCTGGAGGCACTGAAACCCTACcacggtatgctgctgcttgtcgatCCTTCCGAACTGTTCGATTGTGTACCGCCATCGGGTGCAAACATGTTGTTGCAGTTGATCGAGGTATACAATCCGCTGAAAAGCCTGCAAAATATGGCTTCCGATGCGGAGCTGCTGATCGATTACGTCTACCAGATCGTCGGTCACCTCGTGTACTGGGCTAAGGCGACCATTATTTATCCGCTGTGCGAAACGAACGTGTACGTGATAGCGCCCGATGCACAGCTAAACATTCACTCCAATCTACCGGACAAGTTCGCAACCAAGTTCCCGGGTATGTCACTGTTTGAGGTAATCAGCGATTTCTCTCTGCCGACCTCGATCGGTCATCTGACGACCCCATTACAGCATCCCGCCCGTCAGGGTCGGTTAGCGCAGATGGTACTGTggatgctgcagcaccacctGCTAATGCAACTTCACACGTACGTACAATTCGTGGCTAATCTGGATGGAATCGATGGCGAACCAGGTATGCCCGACGGAAGCGGAGCGTTACAGGAGAAGGAACTCTGTGACCGGCTAAGGGATGGGCTAATGTACGGTAGTTCCGCTCCGAGTGGTTCGTCTAGTCAACCGTTGGCGGTACCGATGCCAAACCGAAAGCATTCCCTCAGTGACGATCGTTACGCGAACAGCTTATCGGGAGTGATGACGACCACAGCCAACTCCAACACTCGTCCCTCTTCGGCCAGCCATCGATCgagtgtcggtggtggtctgcAGATGGCATCGAGTACGGATAACGATGAGAGCATCgcctcgatcgatgatgatgacgataagtTGAGGCGGCTACTGGCTGCCTTTCCCGAGCCGGATCGGAAAGCGGTCGCCCGTATACCGGCCGCATCAAGTCCGGAAGATTTGGCATTGATGGTGCGCCTCTGGCAGGCCGGTTATTTCAAGGGCGAACATCATCTCGAGGAAATTATGTACTTTGAGAACTTGCGCCGCTCCCAGCTGCTACAGCTT